In the Diprion similis isolate iyDipSimi1 chromosome 13, iyDipSimi1.1, whole genome shotgun sequence genome, GTCCCAGTCCCGGCTGCCGCATCAGCACCGGCGCCGCTACCGCcgactcctcctcctcctcctcctcctcctccggcCTTACTACAGTTCTTGGAATCACTCGACTTCTTCGCCTTACCGGGATGCTCGGAATCGTCGTTAGTCTTGCGAGGCGATGCCGGTGCCGGAGCGAACGGTGCCTCGGCCGCAGGAGGCAGGCTGTTCCTCGATCCGGATTTGTCGACGGTGTCCAATTGGCTCGGCGCCGCTGCCGATGTgctttgctgctgctgctgctgttgcctCTTGGTTATCCCGGCGCTCCTCGTGTACTGGAGCCCATTCTCGACGAGCCCTACCACAGGGCTGCTCTGCGTCCCACCGCCGGACGGTACGTGGAGCAAATTTTTCCCGATCGCATTGGTCGCGGTTGAGAGAAGGCCGAGCTGCTGAAGCAACAGAGATCCGCTGCCCTCGGGTCTGATTGCAGCTACGCTCGCCATCAGGGCGGCGTAGTCGATCTTGGATTGTCCGCCCTCGAGTTTGCCGGCGTCCAGCTGTTCCGTCGGCGAACCACCGTCCGCGTCGGTTTTCTGCCGCTTCGCGGTGCATCCCTCGTCCTCGCTGTTCCCCGCCAGCGATGAATTGTTCGCGTTTACGGAACTAGAAGCCGGGGAATGGGCCTCGCTGTCCGGTGTGCAAGAGTTACGTGCCATTCCCCTTATCTTGTGCTCGGACTTGCACCATCCCCGCAGCGTCGACTCGGGTACACCGATATCCCGAGCCACTGAAGCCTTGCTCTCGCCCTCGTGGACTCTCTGTATCGCGTCCATTTTTTCCGAGGCTGACAGCGCCCGCAGGGGACGTTTACCCGGTCGTGCGGCTGATTCACCCCTCATCTTGATCGCTTCACGTTCTCCGCAGTCCGGCAGTCCTTGTTTACGCCGGACGATCAATTCCGAGGATCTTCGATATCAAGTCCGGATGTCCTTCGAACGAATTCCCAGGCGATGCTGTAgccgattaaaaaattcattcacgtCGCCTGATTCCTTGTCTCGCGAAACTGTTTCCAACTTCGAGAATCTCGGGATCACTCTCTTTCCAACTTGCTGCTGTTGGCTGTTATTTGTGCTGCGCGACGAAATTACGGTTCATGCCGTTAGGCGGTGAGGACCGCGAGAATGTGAGTTCGAGTAGTTGTGTCGTACACGTTGGATAGCACATGCGCCGAATGTAATAAAGAACTTTTTTATGAATGAAACAACTTCTACTCC is a window encoding:
- the LOC124413913 gene encoding protein distal antenna, whose translation is MRGESAARPGKRPLRALSASEKMDAIQRVHEGESKASVARDIGVPESTLRGWCKSEHKIRGMARNSCTPDSEAHSPASSSVNANNSSLAGNSEDEGCTAKRQKTDADGGSPTEQLDAGKLEGGQSKIDYAALMASVAAIRPEGSGSLLLQQLGLLSTATNAIGKNLLHVPSGGGTQSSPVVGLVENGLQYTRSAGITKRQQQQQQQSTSAAAPSQLDTVDKSGSRNSLPPAAEAPFAPAPASPRKTNDDSEHPGKAKKSSDSKNCSKAGGGGGGGGGVGGSGAGADAAAGTGTVNNKVDEALWLWLTQQQQLLGQQSAIFSPGGSRDLGGSWFWKWYKQYGFAPTAPTPAAAVKKSPTKTRALLDNVLGNNNTINSNNNINIDEREEEEEDDDDDDEENVKRNTQVQQSNGETGDAQLTTEEAVAHGEKFLKWLEKCSQPSVSRMQIMQFRYLLNNLKTCRKPTSTFKRSRK